The sequence below is a genomic window from Candidatus Saganbacteria bacterium.
GATATTTAGCAGCCCCACCCTGGGATTTTCGATGTGCATCACGTGTTCGGCATACTGGGCGCCCATCTGGCCGAACTGCTGGAGGTTCTTGGGCTTGCAGTCCACATTTGCTCCCATATCAAGAAGCAGCACTTCCCCTCCCTGGACAGTCGGAAATATCGTGGCTATAGCGGGGCGCTCTATCCCTTCGATGCGGCCCAGCTTGAACAAAGACGCGGCCATCAGCGCACCCGTGTTTCCTGCCGAAATAAAAGCATCCGCCTTTTTATTCTTCACCAGTTCAAGCGCAATATTTATTGAGGAATTCTTTTTCTGTTTGGCAGCGATAACCGGGGATTCGTTCATGCCGATCACTTCATCTGCATGGACGATCTCGATGTTCTTTGACCTGACAAATGGTGCGACCCTGCGCCTGTCGCCGACAAGTATAAGGCTAAGCCCGCTTTCTTTTACGGCTTGTTCGGCGCCTTTAACGATCTCTTCGGGCGCGTGGTCACCGCCCATCGCGTCTATTGCGATACGGATCAAGGCTTATTTCTCCTTCTTGCCGTCCTTTTTTTCCTTAAGTGGGATCACCTGACGGCCTTGATATGTGCCGCATGACAGACAGGCTCTGTGAGAGAGGACCGGTTCTCCGCAGGAAGGGCAGGCTCCGAAATTGACCGGTTTTATCCTGAAATTAGCCTTTCTTCTTCTGTTTGTCCTTGTGTTGCTGTGTCGCTTCTTTGGTACCGGCATTGTAAAAGTCCTCCTTTAATTTTGCAAACCTGGGATCTATCTTCTTACTGTTCTCTATGCAACCTTTTATTCCCTTACAACCCTTATCACACAGAGTTTTTATCGGGATGCAGGAAATGAGCTCCTGCCTTATGATCTCCCCGATGTCTATCGTGTTATCTTTTTCTATCGGGAAGATAAAATCATCATCTCCAAGTTCTTTCTCTCCGCCGCGCCCATCTCCATTCTTTGTTGTCTTGCTGAACAGCTCTTCAAAATCGACCGTGATCTGCTGATCGAAATCTTTTAGGCATCTGCTGCAGTTGAGTTTTATCTCCGCCAGGATCTTTCCTGTGACGATGACCATTTCCCCCGCATTTAGGAGATGAACACTCAGCTGAACTGGCCCGGTTATCTCAAGACCGTCTTCAGGATATGAGACCCGGATCTGTTCTTCTACATCCTGATCGTTGCCGATCTCTTTCAGAAGACCGGTCAGGTCGATTTTCATTTGTATTTTCATTATATAGGCTCATATAGCCGGGGGTCAAGGGAGGGGTGGTCAACGGGCCCTCGGATGAGTTTTGTCGTAAACAGATTTTAACCTTTCTTTTGTCACGTGCGTATATATTTGGGTGGTCGAAAGCGATCTGTGCCCGAGAAGTTCCTGTACGGACCTCAGGTCGGCCCCCCTTTCAAGAAGATGCGTGGCAAAGCTGTGCCTCAATGAATGAGGGGTCACCTTCTTGTCTATCCCGGCTTTTTTCGCGTATTTTTTTATCATGCGTTCGACTGACCTCGGGGTCAGCCGGCTACCGGAACGGCCGATAAAAAGCGCCCGGTTCTTTACGGTCCCGTTGGCCAGCTTATTCCTCGCATATTTGAGATAATCCCCCAATGCCGTCAGGGCGGAAGACCCGACCAGGACAATTCGTTCTTTAGAGCCTTTACCGAACACGGTCGTTTCGCCGTCAGATCTGTTAATATCATTCATATTAAGCCCTGTAAGTTCGCTTACTCTGATCCCTGAAGCGTACAGTATCTCGATCATCGCAAGATCCCTTATGCCGGCGGGTGTCTTTCTGTCGGGCTGCTCAAGCAGCCGTTCCATCTCTTCGATATACAAAAAATGAGGCAGATTTTTTTGTATCTTGGGTATCGATACTATCTTCCAGGGGTTGGAATGCGCATAGCCTTCTCTCATAAGGAATTTATAAAAGGACCGGTAGCAGGAGATCTTTCTTGCGACCGATTTTCTGGAAAGACCGTTGTTTTCCATTGCCATGATGAACGTCCTTGCGAGGAATTTATTGAATTGGTCAAATCCGTCAAGGTTTTGCCCCTTGATAAAAGAAGCGAACTGTCCCAGGTCAAGAGAGTAATTATCGGCAGTGTGACGGGAAAAGTTCCTTTCCCTTTTGATGTGGTCAATGAACAGGCCGATCTTTTTTAACATCTGCTAGGGTTCAAATACCGTACTTTGATCTTATTTCAGGGGTCACGGGTGATATCTTGCCGTTTTCTTTGACCCATTCCTCTTTTTCTCCGGGATCCTTGGGCTCTCTGGTGTCTATATGGAGAGTCTTTTCCTGAGGATAGTAACCTATGCCTGAGACCTCGGGCAGGCTTTTTGCAAAGGCATAGAGTTCTTTCAGATCGACGCCGTCGATAGAGATATGGGCTGCTTTTCCCAGGCGGTGGGAGTTCTTCTTTTGCGTGTCGTGTTTCTCGCTGTAGAGTTCGCAGCGGAACGCGTCATGGATGTGCGGGACCTTTCTAAAATGGGCGGCTACGGCTTCAAGCGCGCCCACAAGACCGAGATGTATCCTGACCTGGCCGCGGCACTCGCCGCAGCGGCAGGAAAAATCCCTGTTGCTGTAATGTTCGCTCAGATTTCCCACGCAGATATTTTAGCACCAGTTGAGAGTGTTGGCAAATAATGGTAAAATTATTTTGTTTGAAAATATTTAAAGGAGAAAAAGTAATGTCAATGAAACATTTATTCACGTCTGAATCGGTCACTGAGGGGCATCCTGATAAGATGTGTGACCAGATATCGGATGCGATACTTGACGCGATAATAGAAAAAGACCCGCCCGCAAGGGTCGCAGTCGAAGCTTTGACGACGAACGGACTTGTGATAGTAGCGGGCGAGGTGACGACCGGCACTTATATAGACATTCCGTCAATAGTCAGGAACACTATAAAGGATATCGGTTACGTCAGCAGGGAGATCGGTTTTGATTATGAGACATGCGGGGTAATGGTATCGATCAAAGA
It includes:
- the plsX gene encoding phosphate acyltransferase PlsX; protein product: MIRIAIDAMGGDHAPEEIVKGAEQAVKESGLSLILVGDRRRVAPFVRSKNIEIVHADEVIGMNESPVIAAKQKKNSSINIALELVKNKKADAFISAGNTGALMAASLFKLGRIEGIERPAIATIFPTVQGGEVLLLDMGANVDCKPKNLQQFGQMGAQYAEHVMHIENPRVGLLNIGTELEKGNELTRESYPLLKESRINFAGYIEPNDILTGKADVIVCDGFVGNVVLKLCESTSNIIITLLKEELKKSLMSTAGALLLRPSFSNLKKRIDYDEHGAAPLLGLNGIVFKAHGRAKAKAVKNAIRVCAEAVKENIVESIMKGIA
- a CDS encoding DUF882 domain-containing protein; its protein translation is MGNLSEHYSNRDFSCRCGECRGQVRIHLGLVGALEAVAAHFRKVPHIHDAFRCELYSEKHDTQKKNSHRLGKAAHISIDGVDLKELYAFAKSLPEVSGIGYYPQEKTLHIDTREPKDPGEKEEWVKENGKISPVTPEIRSKYGI
- the rpmF gene encoding 50S ribosomal protein L32, with translation MPVPKKRHSNTRTNRRRKANFRIKPVNFGACPSCGEPVLSHRACLSCGTYQGRQVIPLKEKKDGKKEK
- a CDS encoding DUF177 domain-containing protein, which produces MKIDLTGLLKEIGNDQDVEEQIRVSYPEDGLEITGPVQLSVHLLNAGEMVIVTGKILAEIKLNCSRCLKDFDQQITVDFEELFSKTTKNGDGRGGEKELGDDDFIFPIEKDNTIDIGEIIRQELISCIPIKTLCDKGCKGIKGCIENSKKIDPRFAKLKEDFYNAGTKEATQQHKDKQKKKG
- the xerC gene encoding tyrosine recombinase XerC; protein product: MLKKIGLFIDHIKRERNFSRHTADNYSLDLGQFASFIKGQNLDGFDQFNKFLARTFIMAMENNGLSRKSVARKISCYRSFYKFLMREGYAHSNPWKIVSIPKIQKNLPHFLYIEEMERLLEQPDRKTPAGIRDLAMIEILYASGIRVSELTGLNMNDINRSDGETTVFGKGSKERIVLVGSSALTALGDYLKYARNKLANGTVKNRALFIGRSGSRLTPRSVERMIKKYAKKAGIDKKVTPHSLRHSFATHLLERGADLRSVQELLGHRSLSTTQIYTHVTKERLKSVYDKTHPRAR